From Eptesicus fuscus isolate TK198812 chromosome 22, DD_ASM_mEF_20220401, whole genome shotgun sequence, a single genomic window includes:
- the TAF13 gene encoding transcription initiation factor TFIID subunit 13, translated as MADEEEDPTFEEENEEIGGGAEGGQGKRKRLFSKELRCMMYGFGDDQNPYTESVDILEDLVIEFITEMTHKAMSIGRQGRVQVEDIVFLIRKDPRKFARVKDLLTMNEELKRARKAFDEANYGS; from the exons ATGGCGGATGAGGAAGAGGACCCCACT tttgaggaagaaaatgaagaaattggaGGAGGTGCAGAAGGTGGGCAGGGTAAAAGAAAGAGACTTTTTTCTAAAGAAT tACGATGTATGATGTATGGGTTTGGGGATGACCAGAATCCTTATACTGAGTCAGTGGATATTCTTGAAGACCTTGTTATAGAGTTCATCACTGAAATG ACTCACAAGGCAATGTCAATTGGAAGACAAGGGCGGGTACAAGTTGAAGATATCGTCTTTTTGATTCGGAAGGACCCGCGGAAGTTTGCCAGGGTTAAAGATTTGCTCACTATGAATGAAGAATTGAAACGAGCTAGAAAAGCATTTGATGAAGCAAACTATGGATCTTGA
- the TMEM167B gene encoding protein kish-B isoform X2 — translation MTNVYSLDGILVFGLLFVCTCAYFKKVPRLKTWLLSEKKGVWGVFYKGKSLSAQEGRLHLWIVGATNCGDWNQAACCCGSHLRRHGLLRPVYKMNSKAPISSTAHQGDQGEEPACAWTQHRRVQRKSSKSPG, via the exons ATGACGAACG TGTACTCCTTGGATGGGATTCTGGTGTTTGGTTTGCTCTTTGTTTGCACCTGTGCCTACTTCAAGAAAGTTCCTCGTCTCAAAACCTGGCTgctgtcagagaagaagggagtgtgGGGTGTGTTCTACAAAGGTAAGAGTCTGTCTGCACAGGAAGGGAGATTGCATCTCTGGATAGTGGGTGCAACGAA CTGCGGTGATTGGAACCAGGCTGCATGCTGCTGTGGCAGTCACCTGCGTCGTCATGGCCTTTTACGTCCTGTTTATAAAATGAATTCCAAAGCACCCATCTCATCAACTGCCCACCAAGGGGACCAGGGTGAAGAACCTGCCTGCGCCTGGACCCAGCATCGGAGAGTTCAGCGAAAATCATCCAAGTCGCCAGGATGA
- the TMEM167B gene encoding protein kish-B isoform X1, whose translation MTNVYSLDGILVFGLLFVCTCAYFKKVPRLKTWLLSEKKGVWGVFYKAAVIGTRLHAAVAVTCVVMAFYVLFIK comes from the exons ATGACGAACG TGTACTCCTTGGATGGGATTCTGGTGTTTGGTTTGCTCTTTGTTTGCACCTGTGCCTACTTCAAGAAAGTTCCTCGTCTCAAAACCTGGCTgctgtcagagaagaagggagtgtgGGGTGTGTTCTACAAAG CTGCGGTGATTGGAACCAGGCTGCATGCTGCTGTGGCAGTCACCTGCGTCGTCATGGCCTTTTACGTCCTGTTTATAAAATGA